A genomic window from Sceloporus undulatus isolate JIND9_A2432 ecotype Alabama chromosome 9, SceUnd_v1.1, whole genome shotgun sequence includes:
- the RASGRP4 gene encoding RAS guanyl-releasing protein 4 isoform X3, whose protein sequence is MTDTGTIPGSGKIYRRKSRRRMTCPNPREINQALASLALGELNRSCTLEELIEKCLRSFDLEGNLCTSDVMVNMTLTVHSWVVPSAELARRLLTLYQEATKEKMQERQLRICHFIRYWLITYPEAFHLDRHLEEAIAEILEVVRKEGQKECCHLLDTSSIVTHSSSHSISCQSSSCGKKRKVSLLFDHLDAGELAIHLSYLEFKAFCRLSYLDFRNYVLHGSVRGSLALERAISLCNSISQWVQVMILNRPTAQQRAEVFIKFIRVTQKLRQLQNFSTLMAIVGGLCHSAIARLKDTHALLPSEVTKVLSEMTELLSSSGNYGAYRRAYANCDGFKIPIVGVHLKDLVMLHEAMPDRVEGGRLNLSKLQSLYEPARELRMLQQAHPPFQADKDLIHLLTLSLDLYYTDEEMYTLSYAREPRCPKTLPPSQFKTPVVLEWAPGVAPKPDRVTIKRHVQEMVETVFKNYDPEQRGCISQEDFETISTSFPFSFYGFERDRDGPWSREELTEYFMRACAIVSKLGLGYLHDFHEATFKKPTFCDSCNGFLWGVSKQGYRCRDCGMTCHKHCKDQVEVECQRRLHSCTSDSTTPRIATPAAVTTPHPSSGSEEEAFLFPPRREQGRSPLVMPPSITGSQRMKHASTQTEATSPAAERQEESPTGPGGRRRSQRQLLEKLKELERERDKLMLANQRLQTRNLQLETENSRLLKEDATNLPSLYCWKAWTACNNYSPSKPN, encoded by the exons ATGACCGATACTGGCACCATCCCCGGCAGCGGCAAGATCTACCGGCGGAAGAGCAGGCGCCGCATGACCTGTCCTAACCCCCGGGAAATCAACCAGGCCTTAGCCTCTCTTGCCTTGGGAGAACTGAACCGTTCCTGCACTTTGGAGGAGTTGATTGAGAAATGCCTTCGCTCTTTTG ATTTGGAGGGGAACCTGTGCACCAGCGACGTCATGGTAAACATGACATTAACTGTCCACAGTTGGGTGGTCCCATCTGCAGAGCTGGCACGACGTCTCCTGACTTT ATACCAAGAAGCAACCAAGGAGAAGATGCAGGAGCGCCAGCTGAGGATCTGCCACTTCATCCG GTATTGGCTCATCACTTATCCCGAAGCCTTCCACCTGGATCGGCATTTGGAGGAGGCTATTGCTGAGATTTTGGAAGTGGTGAGGAAGGAAGGCCAGAAGGAGTGCTGCCATCTGCTTGACACATCCAGCAT TGTGACCCATTCCTCAAGCCATTCCATCAGTTGTCAGAGCTCCAGTTGCGGCAAGAAGCGGAAAGTCTCGCTGCTTTTTGATCACCTGGACGCAGGCGAGTTAGCCATCCACCTCAGCTACCTGGAGTTCAAGGCCTTCTGCCGCCTCTCG TACCTGGACTTCCGGAATTACGTACTTCATGGGTCTGTGCGTGGAAGTCTGGCGCTGGAGCGTGCAATCTCTCTGTGCAACAGCATCTCTCAATGGGTGCAGGTCATGATCCTCAACAGGCCCACGGCCCAACAGAGAGCTGAAGTCTTCATTAAGTTCATCCGCGTTACTCAG aaattaagACAATTGCAGAACTTCAGCACCCTGATGGCAATTGTGGGGGGGCTCTGCCACAGCGCCATAGCTCGCCTCAAAGACACGCATGCGCTGCTCCCCTCCGAGGTTACAAAG GTGCTGTCCGAAATGACGGAGTTGCTTTCCTCGAGTGGAAATTACGGAGCGTACCGACGGGCGTATGCCAACTGCGACGGCTTCAAGATCCCCATTGTGGGCGTCCACCTCAAAGACCTGGTGATGTTGCATGAGGCCATGCCGGACCGCGTGGAAGGTGGGCGACTCAACTTGAGCAAGTTGCAGAGCCTCTATGAGCCGGCCCGGGAGCTCCGGATGCTTCAGCAGGCCCACCCGCCATTCCAAGCCGACAAGGATCTCATCCACCTGCTCACT CTCTCCCTAGACCTCTATTACACAGACGAGGAGATGTACACGCTCTCCTACGCCCGGGAACCCCGATGCCCAAAGACACTG CCACCTTCCCAGTTCAAAACGCCCGTGGTGCTGGAGTGGGCACCTGGAGTAGCCCCCAAACCTGACCGGGTCACTATCAAGAGGCATGTCCAAGAAATGGTTGAG ACTGTGTTCAAGAATTATGACCCTGAACAACGTGGCTGCATCTCTCAAGAGGATTTTGAAACCATCTCCACcagtttccccttctccttctatgGATTTGAAAGAGACCG CGACGGACCCTGGAGCCGAGAAGAGCTGACAGAGTACTTCATGCGGGCCTGTGCCATCGTCTCCAAACTGGGTCTTGGCTACCTGCATGACTTCCATGAAGCCACCTTCAAGAAACCCACCTTCTGTGACAGTTGTAATGGTTTT CTCTGGGGAGTCTCCAAACAGGGATACCGATGTCGGG ACTGTGGCATGACCTGTCACAAACACTGCAAAGACCAGGTAGAAGTAGAATGCCAGCGGCGCCTCCATTCCTGCACCTCCGACAGCACCACGCCACGGATTGCCACGCCAGCCGCCGTCACGACTCCTCACCCTAGCTCTG GTTCAGAGGAAGAAGCTTTCCTCTTCCCACCACGACGGGAGCAAGGCAGGAGCCCCCTTGTCATGCCACCATCCATCACAGGCAGCCAAAGGATGAAACACGCCAGCACCCAAACAGAGGCTACTAGCCCTGCTGCTGAAAGGCAAGAGGAGTCACCTACGGGGCCAGGTGGCCGCAGGAGGAGTCAACGGCAGCTACTGGAAAAGCTGAAGGAGTTGGAAAGG GAAAGGGACAAACTCATGCTGGCCAACCAACGCCTCCAGACCCGCAACTTGCAACTGGAAACAGAGAACAGCCGACTGCTGAAGGAGGATGCAACCAATCTTCCTTCCCTCTACTGCTGGAAGGCATGGACTGCTTGCAACAACTACAGCCCTTCCAAGCCTAACTGA
- the RASGRP4 gene encoding RAS guanyl-releasing protein 4 isoform X1 produces MQKTQSLSFLIMCFLQWKSRAEAPSMTDTGTIPGSGKIYRRKSRRRMTCPNPREINQALASLALGELNRSCTLEELIEKCLRSFDLEGNLCTSDVMVNMTLTVHSWVVPSAELARRLLTLYQEATKEKMQERQLRICHFIRYWLITYPEAFHLDRHLEEAIAEILEVVRKEGQKECCHLLDTSSIVTHSSSHSISCQSSSCGKKRKVSLLFDHLDAGELAIHLSYLEFKAFCRLSYLDFRNYVLHGSVRGSLALERAISLCNSISQWVQVMILNRPTAQQRAEVFIKFIRVTQKLRQLQNFSTLMAIVGGLCHSAIARLKDTHALLPSEVTKVLSEMTELLSSSGNYGAYRRAYANCDGFKIPIVGVHLKDLVMLHEAMPDRVEGGRLNLSKLQSLYEPARELRMLQQAHPPFQADKDLIHLLTLSLDLYYTDEEMYTLSYAREPRCPKTLPPSQFKTPVVLEWAPGVAPKPDRVTIKRHVQEMVETVFKNYDPEQRGCISQEDFETISTSFPFSFYGFERDRDGPWSREELTEYFMRACAIVSKLGLGYLHDFHEATFKKPTFCDSCNGFLWGVSKQGYRCRDCGMTCHKHCKDQVEVECQRRLHSCTSDSTTPRIATPAAVTTPHPSSGSEEEAFLFPPRREQGRSPLVMPPSITGSQRMKHASTQTEATSPAAERQEESPTGPGGRRRSQRQLLEKLKELERERDKLMLANQRLQTRNLQLETENSRLLKEDATNLPSLYCWKAWTACNNYSPSKPN; encoded by the exons ATGCAGAAGACCCAGAGCCTGTCCTTTTTAATCATGTGTTTTTTGCAATG GAAATCCCGGGCAGAAGCTCCCAGCATGACCGATACTGGCACCATCCCCGGCAGCGGCAAGATCTACCGGCGGAAGAGCAGGCGCCGCATGACCTGTCCTAACCCCCGGGAAATCAACCAGGCCTTAGCCTCTCTTGCCTTGGGAGAACTGAACCGTTCCTGCACTTTGGAGGAGTTGATTGAGAAATGCCTTCGCTCTTTTG ATTTGGAGGGGAACCTGTGCACCAGCGACGTCATGGTAAACATGACATTAACTGTCCACAGTTGGGTGGTCCCATCTGCAGAGCTGGCACGACGTCTCCTGACTTT ATACCAAGAAGCAACCAAGGAGAAGATGCAGGAGCGCCAGCTGAGGATCTGCCACTTCATCCG GTATTGGCTCATCACTTATCCCGAAGCCTTCCACCTGGATCGGCATTTGGAGGAGGCTATTGCTGAGATTTTGGAAGTGGTGAGGAAGGAAGGCCAGAAGGAGTGCTGCCATCTGCTTGACACATCCAGCAT TGTGACCCATTCCTCAAGCCATTCCATCAGTTGTCAGAGCTCCAGTTGCGGCAAGAAGCGGAAAGTCTCGCTGCTTTTTGATCACCTGGACGCAGGCGAGTTAGCCATCCACCTCAGCTACCTGGAGTTCAAGGCCTTCTGCCGCCTCTCG TACCTGGACTTCCGGAATTACGTACTTCATGGGTCTGTGCGTGGAAGTCTGGCGCTGGAGCGTGCAATCTCTCTGTGCAACAGCATCTCTCAATGGGTGCAGGTCATGATCCTCAACAGGCCCACGGCCCAACAGAGAGCTGAAGTCTTCATTAAGTTCATCCGCGTTACTCAG aaattaagACAATTGCAGAACTTCAGCACCCTGATGGCAATTGTGGGGGGGCTCTGCCACAGCGCCATAGCTCGCCTCAAAGACACGCATGCGCTGCTCCCCTCCGAGGTTACAAAG GTGCTGTCCGAAATGACGGAGTTGCTTTCCTCGAGTGGAAATTACGGAGCGTACCGACGGGCGTATGCCAACTGCGACGGCTTCAAGATCCCCATTGTGGGCGTCCACCTCAAAGACCTGGTGATGTTGCATGAGGCCATGCCGGACCGCGTGGAAGGTGGGCGACTCAACTTGAGCAAGTTGCAGAGCCTCTATGAGCCGGCCCGGGAGCTCCGGATGCTTCAGCAGGCCCACCCGCCATTCCAAGCCGACAAGGATCTCATCCACCTGCTCACT CTCTCCCTAGACCTCTATTACACAGACGAGGAGATGTACACGCTCTCCTACGCCCGGGAACCCCGATGCCCAAAGACACTG CCACCTTCCCAGTTCAAAACGCCCGTGGTGCTGGAGTGGGCACCTGGAGTAGCCCCCAAACCTGACCGGGTCACTATCAAGAGGCATGTCCAAGAAATGGTTGAG ACTGTGTTCAAGAATTATGACCCTGAACAACGTGGCTGCATCTCTCAAGAGGATTTTGAAACCATCTCCACcagtttccccttctccttctatgGATTTGAAAGAGACCG CGACGGACCCTGGAGCCGAGAAGAGCTGACAGAGTACTTCATGCGGGCCTGTGCCATCGTCTCCAAACTGGGTCTTGGCTACCTGCATGACTTCCATGAAGCCACCTTCAAGAAACCCACCTTCTGTGACAGTTGTAATGGTTTT CTCTGGGGAGTCTCCAAACAGGGATACCGATGTCGGG ACTGTGGCATGACCTGTCACAAACACTGCAAAGACCAGGTAGAAGTAGAATGCCAGCGGCGCCTCCATTCCTGCACCTCCGACAGCACCACGCCACGGATTGCCACGCCAGCCGCCGTCACGACTCCTCACCCTAGCTCTG GTTCAGAGGAAGAAGCTTTCCTCTTCCCACCACGACGGGAGCAAGGCAGGAGCCCCCTTGTCATGCCACCATCCATCACAGGCAGCCAAAGGATGAAACACGCCAGCACCCAAACAGAGGCTACTAGCCCTGCTGCTGAAAGGCAAGAGGAGTCACCTACGGGGCCAGGTGGCCGCAGGAGGAGTCAACGGCAGCTACTGGAAAAGCTGAAGGAGTTGGAAAGG GAAAGGGACAAACTCATGCTGGCCAACCAACGCCTCCAGACCCGCAACTTGCAACTGGAAACAGAGAACAGCCGACTGCTGAAGGAGGATGCAACCAATCTTCCTTCCCTCTACTGCTGGAAGGCATGGACTGCTTGCAACAACTACAGCCCTTCCAAGCCTAACTGA
- the RASGRP4 gene encoding RAS guanyl-releasing protein 4 isoform X2 — protein MIRRESKWKSRAEAPSMTDTGTIPGSGKIYRRKSRRRMTCPNPREINQALASLALGELNRSCTLEELIEKCLRSFDLEGNLCTSDVMVNMTLTVHSWVVPSAELARRLLTLYQEATKEKMQERQLRICHFIRYWLITYPEAFHLDRHLEEAIAEILEVVRKEGQKECCHLLDTSSIVTHSSSHSISCQSSSCGKKRKVSLLFDHLDAGELAIHLSYLEFKAFCRLSYLDFRNYVLHGSVRGSLALERAISLCNSISQWVQVMILNRPTAQQRAEVFIKFIRVTQKLRQLQNFSTLMAIVGGLCHSAIARLKDTHALLPSEVTKVLSEMTELLSSSGNYGAYRRAYANCDGFKIPIVGVHLKDLVMLHEAMPDRVEGGRLNLSKLQSLYEPARELRMLQQAHPPFQADKDLIHLLTLSLDLYYTDEEMYTLSYAREPRCPKTLPPSQFKTPVVLEWAPGVAPKPDRVTIKRHVQEMVETVFKNYDPEQRGCISQEDFETISTSFPFSFYGFERDRDGPWSREELTEYFMRACAIVSKLGLGYLHDFHEATFKKPTFCDSCNGFLWGVSKQGYRCRDCGMTCHKHCKDQVEVECQRRLHSCTSDSTTPRIATPAAVTTPHPSSGSEEEAFLFPPRREQGRSPLVMPPSITGSQRMKHASTQTEATSPAAERQEESPTGPGGRRRSQRQLLEKLKELERERDKLMLANQRLQTRNLQLETENSRLLKEDATNLPSLYCWKAWTACNNYSPSKPN, from the exons ATGATCCGACGAGAGAGCAAGTG GAAATCCCGGGCAGAAGCTCCCAGCATGACCGATACTGGCACCATCCCCGGCAGCGGCAAGATCTACCGGCGGAAGAGCAGGCGCCGCATGACCTGTCCTAACCCCCGGGAAATCAACCAGGCCTTAGCCTCTCTTGCCTTGGGAGAACTGAACCGTTCCTGCACTTTGGAGGAGTTGATTGAGAAATGCCTTCGCTCTTTTG ATTTGGAGGGGAACCTGTGCACCAGCGACGTCATGGTAAACATGACATTAACTGTCCACAGTTGGGTGGTCCCATCTGCAGAGCTGGCACGACGTCTCCTGACTTT ATACCAAGAAGCAACCAAGGAGAAGATGCAGGAGCGCCAGCTGAGGATCTGCCACTTCATCCG GTATTGGCTCATCACTTATCCCGAAGCCTTCCACCTGGATCGGCATTTGGAGGAGGCTATTGCTGAGATTTTGGAAGTGGTGAGGAAGGAAGGCCAGAAGGAGTGCTGCCATCTGCTTGACACATCCAGCAT TGTGACCCATTCCTCAAGCCATTCCATCAGTTGTCAGAGCTCCAGTTGCGGCAAGAAGCGGAAAGTCTCGCTGCTTTTTGATCACCTGGACGCAGGCGAGTTAGCCATCCACCTCAGCTACCTGGAGTTCAAGGCCTTCTGCCGCCTCTCG TACCTGGACTTCCGGAATTACGTACTTCATGGGTCTGTGCGTGGAAGTCTGGCGCTGGAGCGTGCAATCTCTCTGTGCAACAGCATCTCTCAATGGGTGCAGGTCATGATCCTCAACAGGCCCACGGCCCAACAGAGAGCTGAAGTCTTCATTAAGTTCATCCGCGTTACTCAG aaattaagACAATTGCAGAACTTCAGCACCCTGATGGCAATTGTGGGGGGGCTCTGCCACAGCGCCATAGCTCGCCTCAAAGACACGCATGCGCTGCTCCCCTCCGAGGTTACAAAG GTGCTGTCCGAAATGACGGAGTTGCTTTCCTCGAGTGGAAATTACGGAGCGTACCGACGGGCGTATGCCAACTGCGACGGCTTCAAGATCCCCATTGTGGGCGTCCACCTCAAAGACCTGGTGATGTTGCATGAGGCCATGCCGGACCGCGTGGAAGGTGGGCGACTCAACTTGAGCAAGTTGCAGAGCCTCTATGAGCCGGCCCGGGAGCTCCGGATGCTTCAGCAGGCCCACCCGCCATTCCAAGCCGACAAGGATCTCATCCACCTGCTCACT CTCTCCCTAGACCTCTATTACACAGACGAGGAGATGTACACGCTCTCCTACGCCCGGGAACCCCGATGCCCAAAGACACTG CCACCTTCCCAGTTCAAAACGCCCGTGGTGCTGGAGTGGGCACCTGGAGTAGCCCCCAAACCTGACCGGGTCACTATCAAGAGGCATGTCCAAGAAATGGTTGAG ACTGTGTTCAAGAATTATGACCCTGAACAACGTGGCTGCATCTCTCAAGAGGATTTTGAAACCATCTCCACcagtttccccttctccttctatgGATTTGAAAGAGACCG CGACGGACCCTGGAGCCGAGAAGAGCTGACAGAGTACTTCATGCGGGCCTGTGCCATCGTCTCCAAACTGGGTCTTGGCTACCTGCATGACTTCCATGAAGCCACCTTCAAGAAACCCACCTTCTGTGACAGTTGTAATGGTTTT CTCTGGGGAGTCTCCAAACAGGGATACCGATGTCGGG ACTGTGGCATGACCTGTCACAAACACTGCAAAGACCAGGTAGAAGTAGAATGCCAGCGGCGCCTCCATTCCTGCACCTCCGACAGCACCACGCCACGGATTGCCACGCCAGCCGCCGTCACGACTCCTCACCCTAGCTCTG GTTCAGAGGAAGAAGCTTTCCTCTTCCCACCACGACGGGAGCAAGGCAGGAGCCCCCTTGTCATGCCACCATCCATCACAGGCAGCCAAAGGATGAAACACGCCAGCACCCAAACAGAGGCTACTAGCCCTGCTGCTGAAAGGCAAGAGGAGTCACCTACGGGGCCAGGTGGCCGCAGGAGGAGTCAACGGCAGCTACTGGAAAAGCTGAAGGAGTTGGAAAGG GAAAGGGACAAACTCATGCTGGCCAACCAACGCCTCCAGACCCGCAACTTGCAACTGGAAACAGAGAACAGCCGACTGCTGAAGGAGGATGCAACCAATCTTCCTTCCCTCTACTGCTGGAAGGCATGGACTGCTTGCAACAACTACAGCCCTTCCAAGCCTAACTGA